AGCCAAAAACTGCTGTATTGCCTTTACAGCAGAGTCAACAGAAAAATTCTCTTGCTTCGAGAAATAGTTTTCAAAGGGTAGAGAAAGATTCAATTTATATCAATGATATAAGATATAATATAGAAAATGATAAGTTTACACTATATATTTTGGCAACAAAAAGTATTTCTTTCAAGGACTATAGGCTTTCCAATCCTGATAGGATAGTTTTGGATATTTCGGATAGTATTGATAATATACAAAACAACAAAATAGAAATAAATAAAAGTGGCATTTTCAGAATTAGACATGCTCAAAACAAGGATACAAATGGTGGTTTATTTACACGCATTGTAATAGATTATGATTCGACTTTAATAAAAGATTATAGGATAACTAACCTTAGCAATCAACTAAAGATTGAGATAGACCTGCCAAGAAACTTACCAGCTTACACAAATATTGACAGCAGTGAAGATTTTCAAAATCAAGATGTACAAAATTCAACTGAAACCTTTTCTCCAGTGTATGTAATTCAGAAGATAAATATTATACCTTCAGATGGTTTTACACTTGCAGAACTTGATATTCTTCCAACAGTTGTAAGTGATGTTTATCGTGCAGACCAATCGTTTATAGTTTTGAATTTAAAAGGTGCTCAAATATCCACTCAGTTAAGTAATTTTTATCAAGTAAACGATGGAAGGGTGGATTATTATATAGCATCAAACGTTGACCAAAACAGTGTTCAGATTATATTTTCTTCTAAGGCAAAGATTTTTGTTTTAAACAAATTAGATGGGAAATTAGAAGTGGTGTTTGCTGACCAGTATTCAAGCTTAAGAGTAAATCCGCCCTCAAGTCTTGTTTTGAGTTCGCCTTTTGTTTCTCAGATAAACTATTTTTACGACCAGGGCAGCAACACCATAAGACTTGAAAGCCAGTATCCTATAACAATTGCAGATGATGTGTATTCTTTGCAAGCTTCGGTTGTGACTACTGTATATTCTATTTATCAGCAGGATAAGTGCATTGTTTACATCCAAATTAATCCTAACTACATAGCAAACATAAGCAAAAGTGGAACTGATATTACAATAAGTTTTTCACAAAAATTACAAAAACCTCAGAAGAAATTGAAGATATTCATTGACCCTGGTCATGGGGGTTCTGATCCAGGTGCTATATACACCAAAGTGGTAAATGGCAAACAGGTAACATATAATGAAAAAGATTTTAATTTGGATATTTCTTTAAGGCTTAGCGAAAAGCTCAAAAGCCTTGGTTATGAAGTTTATATGTCACGCGATAAAGATGTATATGTGGACCTTTATGATAGAACAAGGGTGGCAAATAGTTTAAATGCGGACTTGTTTATTTCTATCCATAACAATGCACATGATAATTCATCTGCGCGCGGAACCATGGTTTTGTATAAAGAAAAACAACAAAATGGGCTTATTTCTGATAAGCAGTTTGCCCAGATAGTACTTGACAGCATAGTCAAACAGGTTGGTACACAGAACAAGGGCATTGTAGAAAGACCAAACTTGGTTGTGCTAAGGACATCGAATATGCCAGCTGTGTTGATTGAGGTTGCATTTGGAACAAACCCTCAGGATTTGGACCTTCTTTTGAGCGATAGTTTTAAAGAGGCAGTTGCAAAGGCTATAGCTGATGCTGTTGAGTATATAAATACAAATTACAACAAATGAAGGATTGTCCAATAATAAAAAGAGGGATGGGGAAGCAAAACTTTTACCCATCCCTTTTTATTATAAACATTTCAATAGCTTCAGCAACTGCACCTTCATTATTTGTTCTGGAGGTTACAAACTTTGCAGCTTTTTTTACTTCTTCGGGTGCATTTGCAACTGCCACACTTATTCCAGAGATTTTGAACATTCCGACATCGTTGAAATTATCACCAATTGATATCAATTCTTCAGATGAGATATTTTTAAAGTTCATAAATTGCAGAAGAGCTTTTTCTTTTGATGCATTATTGCTCAAGACTTCTAAAAAACCATATTCTTTGTTGTCTGATGCATAGTAGAGAATAATATTACAATCCAACTCAAGTGTTTTAAGGATTTCTTTAATCTCTTTAAGTTTTTCATATTTGCCTACAATTCCAGTGTGACTGATAGGGTATTCTAAAAACTTTAAAAGCTTTTCTGCAGGGTATGTAGATTTAAATTGTTTGCGACCATTTACAAAGCTTAGAAAATAGCTATCATAATTGGTTCTCTCTTTATAAATCATGTGAAAATCTTGTTCATATCCCAGTACAATATAGTAGTCTATTTCAAAATGATTGTTATCAAGAAACTCAATTAATACTTTCTTCTGACGTTCTGTAAGATAATTTTTTATAATAGGTGGAAAATTAGGATTTTCGAAGACATAAACACCATTTGCCGAGATTAATGAACATGGTAGCTGTAAATCTTTTGCAATTTTAAAGGCTGAAGCGCCTCTTCCTGTGCAAAGTACTATCACAATTTTGTACTTTTCAACAGCAATTTTTAAAAACTCTCTGTTTATTTGAGGGATGTAACCTCTATCGTCCAAAAGTGTTCCATCAATATCCAGTGCAATTAATTTTATCAAGTCTTCTCACCTTCTTTTAAAATGTTGAACAAAAAATAGTAAGAATTTCACCTGTATTCTGGGGTTTGTTAACAAATTAACTTTTGCATACTGTATACAAGACAAAGATTATATGTTATAATCTTTAATAGCAATAGTTTATCATCATAAATAGAAAGGGGCAAGAAAGAAACAGATGGCGAGCATCTATCTACTCCTAATTTTTCTACCCATGATAGCAGCATTTTTCATTCTTCTTATTAACAATAGCAGTTTTAGAAAAGCTATTGTTTTTTTAATGTCTGCAATATTAATTGGTGTAGCTTTGTATTCTATTTCACAAGGTGATAAAGTGATAGTGCTTTCTCATTCATTAAATTCAGCACTTGAGTATCTAATAACCTTTGCTGATTATTTTCTATTAGCAATAATCTTTTTGATTGGTACAAAACTTAAAAACAAGCTCATTAGCCTTCTTGCTATTTTGCAGTTTGTTTTAATGTTTGTGTTTGAGTTTAAAGTAGGGAAACTGGATGTTGAAAATGTATTTTTTGTTGACCATTTGAGCTTTATTATGCTTCTTTTGATAAACATTATAGGTCCGCTTATTGCAATATTTGCACTTTCTTATATGGAAGAGCATGAGAAACACCTTCATCTTGAAAAAAGCAGACAAAACATATTTTTTGCAGTAATTATGCTATTTTTGGGTGCAATGAACGGTCTTGTGATTTCGAACAATATACTGTGGGTATACTTTTTCTGGGAGATTACTACACTCTGTTCGTTCCTGCTAATTTCTCATGACCAGAATGAAGAGAGTATTAAAAATGCAACAAGAGCTCTTCTTTTAAATTCGATAGGTGGACTTAGCTTTGTTATAGGTATAATATTTATGTATTACAAATCTGGAACGGTTGCTTTGAATGAGATTATATCTTCACAAGACAGCAGTATTTTGATGATCCCAATTGCATTTTTAACTTTGGCAGCATTTACAAAGTCTGCACAAATGCCATTCCAGAGCTGGCTACTTGGTGCTATGGTGGCACCAACACCTGTGTCTGCCCTGCTTCACTCAAGCACAATGGTAAAAGCAGGTGTTTATTTGGTTTTGAGATTGTCACCGGTATTTATTGATACATGGCTGGGAAGAATAGTTGCTGTGGCAGGTGCTTTTACTTTTGTTTCAGCAGCGCTTTTAGCAATATTTCAGTCAAATGCAAAAAGAGTGTTGGCATACTCAACAATTTCTAATTTGGGTCTTATAATTGCATTGTCATCCATAGCACATAGATATGCTATATATGCAGCTGCACTTTTGATAGTTTTGCATGGTGTGTCTAAAGCGCTTTTGTTCTTGTGTGTTGGTTCAATAGAACAGGGTATAGGTTCCCGAAACATAGAAGATATGGATGGAATCAAGTATAAAATGCCAATTGTTGCTTTCTTAACTCTTTTGGGAAGTGTGTCAATGCTACTTCCTCCATTTGGCGTTTTAATTACAAAATGGATTGCTATTGAAGTGTCAACTCAAAACATTGCGGCAATGCTTGAAATAATCTTGGGAAGTGCTTTTACAGTTGTTTTCTGGACAAAGTTTATAGGCAAGATTCTTTCTGATGGAAAGGATAGAAATAAGATAGAGAAATTTGAATTTATAAAGCATATTCCGTTGATGGCTATTTCAATATTAGTAGTTTTGGTAAGCATCTTTTTGATCCAGTTTACAAATATGTTTGTTGTGCCATTTTTCAAGTCTTCTTTTGCAAGGTATTCAGGAGTTAGCAGCACCAATATAAAAGAATTGTATGTAAAAGATTTCTTTGGATTTAATCCGGTTGTATTTTTTGGTGTGCTGGTAACAGCAGTCGTTCTGGGAGTTCTAATATATAGGTGGTTTAAGCCGAAAAGATATGTACCTGTGTATATGTCATGTGAAAATTCGGACAATTTTGGTTTCAGAGGAGAAAAGGATAAGATTGTGCCGTTTGAGTTCAAAAATTATTATTTTGAGACACTGACAAATGAGAAAACAGTAACGCTTGTTGTAAATGTTCTTTCAATTGCATTAATCGCAATAATGTTTGGGGTGATTTTAAAGTGAAACAGGCTTTAATTGTACTTGCGTCAGTAGTGCTTTCGCCCATAATTGGCGGACTTTTGACCGGAATTGACCGCAAAATAACAGCAAGAATGCAAAACAGGTTTGGTCCACCTATTCTACAGCCTTTTTATGATCTTTTTAAACTATTTTCAAAAGAAACTATCGTTGTTTCGAATACTCAGATATTATATGCGTTTTTATTCTTGGTATTTAACATTGTTGCAGTTGTGATGTTTTTGCTTAAGATGGACCTTCTTTTGATTTTATTTATTCTTGCATTTGCCACAACAGCGCTCATTCTTGGAGCAATGGCAACAAATTCGCCATATTCAAGGATAGGTGCTCACAGGGAATTGATATCTGTACTTGCATATGAGCCTGTTT
The sequence above is drawn from the Caldicellulosiruptor bescii DSM 6725 genome and encodes:
- a CDS encoding N-acetylmuramoyl-L-alanine amidase, giving the protein MKRIKVLVATITIFMLIFVSAFAAASYKLYVEGKLISSVKTLESKGNVYLALADFFKLKGFSVSYNSKSKSILAKKSKDTYQFYIDRAYYYYNKNKKSLSAKIFVSGGKSYILAKDIASIFGYTCYVDKTKKLVNLNINKPKTAVLPLQQSQQKNSLASRNSFQRVEKDSIYINDIRYNIENDKFTLYILATKSISFKDYRLSNPDRIVLDISDSIDNIQNNKIEINKSGIFRIRHAQNKDTNGGLFTRIVIDYDSTLIKDYRITNLSNQLKIEIDLPRNLPAYTNIDSSEDFQNQDVQNSTETFSPVYVIQKINIIPSDGFTLAELDILPTVVSDVYRADQSFIVLNLKGAQISTQLSNFYQVNDGRVDYYIASNVDQNSVQIIFSSKAKIFVLNKLDGKLEVVFADQYSSLRVNPPSSLVLSSPFVSQINYFYDQGSNTIRLESQYPITIADDVYSLQASVVTTVYSIYQQDKCIVYIQINPNYIANISKSGTDITISFSQKLQKPQKKLKIFIDPGHGGSDPGAIYTKVVNGKQVTYNEKDFNLDISLRLSEKLKSLGYEVYMSRDKDVYVDLYDRTRVANSLNADLFISIHNNAHDNSSARGTMVLYKEKQQNGLISDKQFAQIVLDSIVKQVGTQNKGIVERPNLVVLRTSNMPAVLIEVAFGTNPQDLDLLLSDSFKEAVAKAIADAVEYINTNYNK
- a CDS encoding Cof-type HAD-IIB family hydrolase, with the translated sequence MIKLIALDIDGTLLDDRGYIPQINREFLKIAVEKYKIVIVLCTGRGASAFKIAKDLQLPCSLISANGVYVFENPNFPPIIKNYLTERQKKVLIEFLDNNHFEIDYYIVLGYEQDFHMIYKERTNYDSYFLSFVNGRKQFKSTYPAEKLLKFLEYPISHTGIVGKYEKLKEIKEILKTLELDCNIILYYASDNKEYGFLEVLSNNASKEKALLQFMNFKNISSEELISIGDNFNDVGMFKISGISVAVANAPEEVKKAAKFVTSRTNNEGAVAEAIEMFIIKRDG
- a CDS encoding NADH-quinone oxidoreductase subunit 5 family protein gives rise to the protein MASIYLLLIFLPMIAAFFILLINNSSFRKAIVFLMSAILIGVALYSISQGDKVIVLSHSLNSALEYLITFADYFLLAIIFLIGTKLKNKLISLLAILQFVLMFVFEFKVGKLDVENVFFVDHLSFIMLLLINIIGPLIAIFALSYMEEHEKHLHLEKSRQNIFFAVIMLFLGAMNGLVISNNILWVYFFWEITTLCSFLLISHDQNEESIKNATRALLLNSIGGLSFVIGIIFMYYKSGTVALNEIISSQDSSILMIPIAFLTLAAFTKSAQMPFQSWLLGAMVAPTPVSALLHSSTMVKAGVYLVLRLSPVFIDTWLGRIVAVAGAFTFVSAALLAIFQSNAKRVLAYSTISNLGLIIALSSIAHRYAIYAAALLIVLHGVSKALLFLCVGSIEQGIGSRNIEDMDGIKYKMPIVAFLTLLGSVSMLLPPFGVLITKWIAIEVSTQNIAAMLEIILGSAFTVVFWTKFIGKILSDGKDRNKIEKFEFIKHIPLMAISILVVLVSIFLIQFTNMFVVPFFKSSFARYSGVSSTNIKELYVKDFFGFNPVVFFGVLVTAVVLGVLIYRWFKPKRYVPVYMSCENSDNFGFRGEKDKIVPFEFKNYYFETLTNEKTVTLVVNVLSIALIAIMFGVILK